The genomic DNA AGTTTCCCTCTTTATCAGGACTTATATCACGTCTGACAAGGTTCAAAGGGTCAAGTTCAGGATTGCCACCATAGGCCTGATAGCAGGCACTGCTCCCGTTACTATTGTAATGCTTGTCAGGCAGTTTGCTCCCTCTCTCGATATACCTTTTGATAGTTTTTCAATGCTCTTCCTGTCCTTTATGTCGATATCCTTCGCCTACGCAATTCTCAGACATGATGCATTCGATATGAGGGTCGTGTTCAAAACGGGATTGGCTTATATCCTGGTGCCCGTGATCCTGGGCAGTATGATATACTTATTTGCCCGAGGCATATTTGAGAAGTTTCCAGGTTTCCTCGATGGAAAACAACTTTCGATGATGATGATTGTACTGATGCTTGCTGTTATCGCATTCGTAATGGCAAGAGCCGGTATCATCCATTTTGTGGACTGGGTCTTTTTCAGAAACAGGCAGAAATTCAGGGAAAGGATGATAGAGTACTCAAGACGGATTCAATTTCTCTCATCCCAGGAAGACATAGCTGATTTTACCGCTGAAGAGATATATGAGATGTTCCGGCCGGAATACGTCCATATCTTCATGTTCGAAGAGGACAAAGATACTTACGTTCGCAGAAAGAGCCGCCCGGAGGCAACAGTCCTGCCGCTGACCTCTTTGCCTTCAAGCATGAAACTTATTAGAATAGCCCAGGCTGGAAGGCAACCAGTTATGGTGGAATACTTCGACAGTCTCTGGGCCAGTAATAATCTGGACAGGATTTCACTGGAATTAATATCGATGGTTCGCATATCAGTCGTCGTACCGATGGTTGAGCAGAACGAGATGCCGGGGTTAATAATCATCGGACGAAAAAGGTCGGGCAAACCTTATGACGGTGCCGATGCGGAGATGCTCGAAATTCTTGGAGAAAGAAGCGCAGCGGCAATCAGGAACAACGTATTGTTCCATGTATCGAAAGAGAAGGAGAAGCTGGAGAAGGAAGTCCATCTCGCCAGCAAGATACAGCAGAGACTACTTCCCGAAGCCCCCCCCCACCTCAAGCACTCTACTGTAAAGGGTAAATTGAGAAATTGCCTCGAGGTCGGTGGGGATTTCTACGATTTTGTTGAATTCGATAGCGGGAAAATCGGGATCGCGGTTGCCGATGTTTCAGGGAAAGGAATCCCTGCATCGCTTTTGATGACTACCCTTCAGGCATCATTTCGAGCTGAAGCAACTGAGGACAGGTCTCCAGGGGAAGTCCTTTCCGCTCTGAACAAATCACTTTATATCAGGAGTGAAGTAAGTAAATTCGCAACATTTTTCTACGCCGTATATGACGATTGTAATGGACTTCTTCATTATTGTAACGGTGGTTCTTTTCCTCCCCTTCTGATCAGA from Candidatus Latescibacterota bacterium includes the following:
- a CDS encoding SpoIIE family protein phosphatase; amino-acid sequence: MPRTLRIALMIIAVLITILDLFGIEDLARSPYHGIRHNNLVFLEYEKESPNAEKGLLAGDRIVAVDGIRPRNIIHFKYLIRSNTSFSSQVFTIARTDSLFEIRIDTKAQPGKKIFQKIALSLTALTFMVVGSYVIYKRQDILGRLYAFNCLLFAFLLTERPSTSISLLHVMGELFYDGVFAFLPAVFLHFFLIFPGKEIHAGTRRSAIERNLYVVPALIFLSMFILALVHFSKEMPPSILLVFNGIASVYWLIYMTGGVSLFIRTYITSDKVQRVKFRIATIGLIAGTAPVTIVMLVRQFAPSLDIPFDSFSMLFLSFMSISFAYAILRHDAFDMRVVFKTGLAYILVPVILGSMIYLFARGIFEKFPGFLDGKQLSMMMIVLMLAVIAFVMARAGIIHFVDWVFFRNRQKFRERMIEYSRRIQFLSSQEDIADFTAEEIYEMFRPEYVHIFMFEEDKDTYVRRKSRPEATVLPLTSLPSSMKLIRIAQAGRQPVMVEYFDSLWASNNLDRISLELISMVRISVVVPMVEQNEMPGLIIIGRKRSGKPYDGADAEMLEILGERSAAAIRNNVLFHVSKEKEKLEKEVHLASKIQQRLLPEAPPHLKHSTVKGKLRNCLEVGGDFYDFVEFDSGKIGIAVADVSGKGIPASLLMTTLQASFRAEATEDRSPGEVLSALNKSLYIRSEVSKFATFFYAVYDDCNGLLHYCNGGSFPPLLIRNDGTVIQLKRGGILVGVDPESVYLEGMVKLRKNEVLAVYTDGIIDQENSREEY